Proteins encoded by one window of Desulfovibrio ferrophilus:
- a CDS encoding 4Fe-4S ferredoxin — translation MSENQTPEVPRQSMEADIVCVGFGPAVAGFLTTLSRGMMNEDGTPVADSKAMPGMPPQVICYERADDIGFGVSGVVTKGRGIRASFPDLDLSQIPMASEVTEEKVVYLLDPIGASRKSGTLKMGEKLMGLMPGCDKSLHAFELPWIPPFLKKEPGMVLSMGQFCQWAGSQVMGSGMAQIWPGTPVAGPLFEEGRLTGVRLVDQGVNKQGEPEAGFMPGMDIKAALTILGDGPVGPVSHAVDQEKGLPEGKHQRDYAVGMKMVVQLPEGCDLKPGTVLHTLGFPEPEIFGFMYVYPDMSASLGIFVPSWFDNPVRTAYRYLQHWMMHPYLWRWLEGGTLRSWGAKTLGESGKHGEPFLAGDGYARIGECSGSTNVLTGSGVDEAWTTGILLGEAVLELLREGSDFSKEDLERTYVAKRRASWVESEALVAEKARDGFQSGVVQGLIGMAMSGLSGGKLNWGSAIKRPYERIPSIEEFYKGRITPSEIAQIRKDCTAKGQGLHDALMDKVGWPEIPLDGQMLISHQDALLMGGKVQANPGYADHVIFKHHSVCEACNEKICIEACSGQAIAMNPEGGVPLFDREKCVHCGACLWNCSKADPKDPEATNVAFRAGSGGLHSAEN, via the coding sequence ATGAGCGAGAATCAAACCCCAGAGGTGCCCCGCCAGAGCATGGAAGCGGACATCGTCTGCGTCGGCTTTGGCCCGGCCGTGGCCGGTTTCCTGACAACGTTGTCCCGTGGCATGATGAACGAAGATGGCACTCCCGTAGCCGACTCCAAGGCCATGCCCGGTATGCCGCCGCAGGTTATCTGTTACGAACGTGCCGATGATATCGGCTTTGGCGTGTCTGGCGTGGTCACCAAGGGCCGGGGCATCCGTGCTTCGTTCCCAGATCTCGACCTGTCGCAGATTCCCATGGCCAGTGAAGTCACCGAGGAGAAGGTCGTCTATCTGTTGGATCCCATCGGTGCCAGCCGCAAAAGCGGTACGCTGAAGATGGGCGAAAAACTGATGGGTCTGATGCCGGGTTGTGACAAGTCCCTGCATGCCTTTGAATTGCCCTGGATTCCGCCATTTCTGAAGAAAGAGCCTGGCATGGTACTGTCCATGGGGCAGTTCTGTCAGTGGGCGGGATCACAGGTGATGGGCTCGGGCATGGCCCAGATCTGGCCTGGAACTCCTGTGGCAGGGCCATTGTTCGAAGAGGGGCGCCTGACCGGTGTGCGTCTGGTGGATCAAGGCGTGAACAAGCAGGGCGAACCCGAAGCCGGTTTTATGCCCGGCATGGATATCAAAGCTGCTCTGACCATCCTTGGCGACGGCCCCGTGGGACCTGTGAGCCACGCTGTGGACCAGGAGAAGGGCCTGCCGGAGGGCAAGCACCAGCGCGATTATGCCGTGGGTATGAAGATGGTCGTGCAGTTGCCCGAGGGCTGTGACCTGAAGCCGGGCACGGTGCTGCATACTCTTGGTTTTCCCGAACCTGAGATTTTTGGTTTTATGTATGTTTATCCTGACATGTCCGCCTCTCTGGGCATTTTCGTGCCCTCGTGGTTCGACAACCCGGTTCGTACGGCCTATCGCTATCTGCAACATTGGATGATGCATCCTTACCTCTGGCGTTGGCTGGAGGGCGGGACCCTGCGTTCCTGGGGTGCCAAAACTCTGGGCGAGTCCGGTAAGCATGGCGAACCGTTCCTGGCTGGTGACGGCTACGCCCGCATCGGCGAATGCTCCGGCTCGACCAATGTGCTCACAGGATCAGGCGTTGATGAGGCCTGGACCACGGGCATATTGCTGGGTGAAGCCGTGCTGGAACTGCTGCGCGAAGGCAGCGATTTCAGCAAGGAAGACCTGGAACGGACCTATGTTGCCAAGCGCCGTGCCTCCTGGGTGGAGTCCGAAGCTCTCGTGGCGGAAAAGGCCCGCGATGGCTTCCAGAGCGGCGTTGTGCAGGGTTTGATCGGCATGGCCATGTCGGGTCTGTCCGGTGGCAAGCTCAATTGGGGCAGTGCCATCAAGCGGCCCTATGAACGCATCCCGAGCATCGAGGAATTCTATAAGGGCCGAATCACCCCGTCGGAGATTGCACAAATCCGTAAGGACTGTACGGCCAAAGGCCAGGGGCTGCATGATGCCCTGATGGATAAAGTGGGCTGGCCCGAGATCCCCCTGGATGGTCAGATGCTTATTTCGCATCAGGATGCACTGCTCATGGGCGGCAAGGTACAGGCCAACCCCGGTTATGCCGACCATGTGATCTTCAAGCATCATTCGGTGTGCGAAGCCTGTAATGAAAAAATCTGTATCGAAGCCTGTTCCGGTCAGGCCATTGCCATGAACCCCGAAGGTGGTGTGCCGCTGTTTGATCGTGAAAAATGCGTGCACTGCGGGGCTTGCCTGTGGAACTGTTCCAAGGCCGACCCCAAAGACCCTGAGGCGACCAACGTCGCATTCAGAGCCGGTTCCGGTGGTCTGCATTCGGCTGAAAACTAG
- a CDS encoding acyl-CoA dehydrogenase family protein: METLRTLPGDDVRQILWRYADRFDLQMAVQSARGIARGLVARLVADGERNSHEWTEGKAELLKAFDESGLTSIYMDPCQGGFIEGPKNLALSLVALELAWVDAGAATGSLASCLGLAPIHEKGTDDQRNTYLGMCCPPQPGEDREIKRAAFALTEPLPYVGVDTGVLGGKIRVESWEDGQEPMLKVEKRGRFITNMDFADIVTAAVESDDERLKGTCMVILENGDPGVFDRGAPTLKMVHQLSSTRDPVMNLSIPASRIIGGYEVKDGVIIPKYNHSEIIASVFHRTRIPVGLMTSAKLLSAIEPVIRYHRQRFRGGSAEQGSPRFDLGLQQKEDSLHRLIDVWAAGEAGCSLGFAAARLADEFDPIEREKDRSFEEQGLSGRKGFMALRKKQAEVEEYIALKFAPEGEGDATRMAELESDNLVRFAYMDALAGVLNPGTKLWNTGVGATMMREAVSLVGGYGITEDCPGFLCHKWMDAQLEATYEGPEAVQRRHLTLTMSNPVFLAIVKQWIAELKRIHATDAGVGACTLASAMEQWLWAMNYLQGAKDSDGRKLYHGKRQGVTFAMADALGWLIASRYFIKDVLVLKEQAPLNPVLADGVEGLTDFYANMSFTQAARAAGESARICAELVFGYGDGAEFEGQDEFARLRLELDSCLSGARLAKDRAANALTGVMIPEALDYPM, translated from the coding sequence ATGGAAACTCTACGCACGCTGCCCGGTGATGACGTCCGCCAGATTCTGTGGCGCTATGCTGATCGCTTTGACCTGCAGATGGCTGTTCAGTCGGCCCGGGGCATTGCCCGCGGTTTGGTCGCCAGGCTTGTGGCTGATGGTGAACGCAATTCTCATGAGTGGACCGAGGGTAAGGCTGAGCTGCTGAAAGCCTTTGACGAATCCGGTCTGACCTCTATCTATATGGATCCCTGCCAGGGCGGCTTCATCGAAGGCCCTAAGAACCTGGCTTTGTCTTTGGTGGCGTTGGAATTGGCCTGGGTAGACGCAGGCGCGGCTACCGGCTCTCTGGCCAGTTGCCTGGGGTTGGCCCCCATTCATGAAAAGGGGACCGATGACCAGCGCAATACTTATCTGGGTATGTGCTGTCCGCCCCAACCCGGTGAGGACCGCGAGATCAAGCGTGCCGCCTTTGCCCTGACCGAGCCCTTACCTTACGTGGGGGTGGATACCGGAGTGCTGGGCGGCAAGATTCGTGTGGAATCCTGGGAAGATGGGCAGGAGCCCATGCTCAAGGTGGAGAAGCGCGGGCGTTTCATCACCAATATGGATTTTGCCGATATCGTGACCGCAGCTGTGGAATCCGATGACGAGCGGCTCAAGGGCACCTGCATGGTGATCTTGGAAAATGGTGACCCCGGCGTGTTCGATCGTGGCGCCCCGACCCTGAAGATGGTGCACCAGTTGTCTTCCACTCGTGACCCCGTCATGAACCTCTCGATCCCGGCTTCGCGGATCATTGGTGGCTATGAGGTCAAGGACGGAGTCATCATCCCCAAATACAATCACAGCGAGATCATTGCCTCGGTGTTTCATCGTACCCGCATCCCTGTGGGGCTGATGACCTCCGCCAAGTTGTTGTCCGCCATTGAGCCTGTGATTCGCTATCACCGTCAGCGTTTCCGAGGCGGTTCCGCAGAGCAAGGCAGCCCGAGATTCGATCTGGGCTTGCAGCAGAAGGAAGATTCACTGCATCGTTTGATCGATGTCTGGGCCGCTGGCGAGGCTGGCTGTTCCCTGGGCTTTGCCGCCGCGCGCCTTGCCGATGAGTTCGATCCCATCGAGCGTGAGAAGGACCGTTCTTTCGAAGAACAGGGCCTGAGCGGTCGTAAGGGCTTTATGGCTCTGCGCAAGAAGCAGGCCGAGGTGGAAGAATACATTGCCCTGAAATTTGCCCCCGAGGGTGAGGGTGACGCCACACGTATGGCTGAACTGGAATCTGACAATCTGGTCCGTTTTGCCTATATGGATGCCCTGGCTGGGGTGCTCAACCCCGGAACAAAACTCTGGAACACCGGCGTGGGCGCGACCATGATGCGCGAGGCCGTTTCTCTGGTTGGTGGCTACGGCATTACCGAAGATTGTCCCGGCTTCCTTTGCCACAAGTGGATGGACGCCCAGTTGGAGGCCACTTACGAAGGCCCCGAGGCCGTGCAGCGTCGCCATCTGACCCTGACCATGAGCAACCCCGTGTTCCTGGCCATCGTCAAGCAGTGGATTGCCGAACTCAAGCGCATCCACGCCACTGATGCCGGTGTGGGGGCCTGTACTCTCGCTTCGGCTATGGAACAGTGGCTGTGGGCCATGAACTACCTGCAGGGTGCCAAAGATTCCGATGGCCGCAAGCTCTATCATGGCAAACGCCAGGGTGTGACCTTTGCCATGGCGGATGCTCTGGGCTGGCTCATTGCCTCCCGCTACTTCATCAAGGACGTCCTTGTGCTCAAGGAGCAGGCGCCACTGAACCCGGTGCTGGCAGATGGCGTGGAAGGCCTGACGGATTTTTATGCCAACATGAGCTTTACCCAGGCCGCCCGCGCGGCTGGTGAATCCGCCCGTATCTGCGCCGAATTGGTGTTTGGATACGGCGACGGGGCGGAATTCGAAGGCCAGGATGAATTCGCAAGGCTTCGTCTGGAGCTGGATTCCTGTCTCTCTGGGGCGCGTTTGGCAAAGGATCGTGCGGCCAATGCCCTGACCGGGGTGATGATCCCCGAGGCCCTTGATTATCCCATGTAA